A region of Mammaliicoccus sp. Dog046 DNA encodes the following proteins:
- the mvaD gene encoding diphosphomevalonate decarboxylase, whose protein sequence is MNTSGKARAHTNIALIKYWGKADEALIIPMNNSLSVTLDKFYTETKVTFSPEYTKDTLILNGEEVKDDQAKKIHRFMDLVRERSHTSQYAYIESVNYVPTAAGLASSASAYAALAAACNEALQLNMSEKDLSRLARRGSGSASRSIYGGFAEWEKGYDDETSYAKSIDAQGWEDDLAMIFVVINNQSKKVSSRSGMSHTRETSRFYQYWLDHVDQDIADVKQAIEHKDFKHLGTVIEENGLCMHATNLGSQPPFTYLVAESYEVMDIVHQCREAGYPCYFTMDAGPNVKILVEKKNQQYVIDALLESFNKEQVIASDITHTGIEIIK, encoded by the coding sequence TTGAATACAAGTGGCAAAGCCCGTGCACACACAAATATTGCTTTAATTAAATATTGGGGAAAAGCCGATGAAGCATTAATCATTCCCATGAATAATAGTTTATCAGTGACACTTGATAAGTTTTACACTGAAACAAAAGTGACTTTTAGTCCTGAATATACGAAAGATACGCTCATCTTAAACGGAGAAGAAGTGAAAGATGATCAAGCGAAGAAGATTCATCGTTTTATGGATCTTGTGAGAGAACGCAGTCATACATCACAATACGCTTATATCGAAAGTGTTAATTACGTACCAACCGCTGCAGGCCTTGCTTCTTCAGCAAGTGCGTATGCGGCATTAGCGGCAGCTTGTAACGAAGCGCTTCAATTAAATATGTCTGAGAAAGATTTATCAAGATTAGCACGTAGAGGTTCTGGTTCTGCATCACGAAGTATTTATGGTGGATTTGCAGAATGGGAAAAAGGTTATGACGATGAAACTTCTTATGCTAAATCAATCGACGCTCAAGGTTGGGAAGATGATTTAGCAATGATTTTCGTTGTAATTAATAACCAATCTAAAAAAGTGTCTAGTCGCTCAGGTATGTCACATACACGTGAAACTTCTCGTTTCTATCAATATTGGCTAGATCATGTTGATCAAGATATCGCAGACGTTAAACAAGCAATCGAACATAAAGATTTCAAACATTTAGGTACGGTTATTGAGGAAAACGGATTGTGCATGCACGCAACAAACTTAGGTTCTCAACCACCATTTACTTATCTCGTTGCTGAAAGTTATGAAGTAATGGATATTGTACATCAATGTAGAGAAGCGGGTTATCCTTGTTATTTCACAATGGATGCTGGACCTAATGTTAAAATTTTAGTCGAAAAGAAAAACCAACAATATGTTATCGATGCTCTACTCGAATCTTTTAATAAAGAACAAGTAATTGCGAGCGATATCACACATACAGGAATTGAAATTATTAAATAA
- the mvk gene encoding mevalonate kinase, whose protein sequence is MAQIGYGEANGKVILIGEHAVTFGQPAIAIPFTTGKVKVTITALAQDNPSYIHSDVYDGQLSDAPEHIKAVISRFIEQHQIDNPIDVEFETNLPPSRGLGSSAAMAIAFVRASYDYLKQTLTNEQLIEEANWAERIAHGKPSGIDTQTIVSNKPVWFHQGKVTTLKSLNLDGYMVVIDTGVKGSTKQAVEEVHQLCNQDATYMSYVEHIGQLVYEANDAIEHHDFNQLASVFTLAQDNLRKLTVSHDNIEALLEMSKHQGATAGKLTGGGRGGSMIILAQNLDIAEKVAMAAEKFGAHHTWIENLGGQRD, encoded by the coding sequence ATGGCACAAATTGGATACGGGGAAGCAAATGGGAAAGTTATTTTAATAGGAGAGCACGCTGTTACATTTGGACAACCAGCAATCGCTATTCCATTTACAACAGGTAAAGTGAAAGTAACAATAACAGCACTTGCTCAAGATAATCCTTCATATATTCATAGTGATGTATATGATGGACAATTATCCGATGCACCCGAACATATTAAAGCTGTTATTTCACGCTTTATCGAGCAACATCAAATAGATAATCCTATCGATGTTGAATTTGAAACGAACCTCCCCCCTTCAAGAGGTCTAGGTTCCAGTGCTGCTATGGCTATCGCCTTTGTTCGTGCAAGCTATGATTATTTAAAACAAACACTTACAAATGAACAATTAATAGAAGAAGCGAATTGGGCTGAACGCATTGCTCACGGAAAACCAAGTGGTATAGATACACAAACGATTGTTTCTAACAAACCTGTTTGGTTCCATCAAGGCAAAGTCACAACATTAAAATCTTTAAACCTTGATGGATATATGGTTGTCATCGATACTGGTGTTAAAGGTTCTACTAAACAAGCAGTTGAAGAAGTGCATCAATTATGTAATCAAGACGCTACTTATATGAGTTATGTTGAACATATTGGCCAATTGGTATATGAAGCAAATGATGCAATCGAACATCATGACTTTAATCAATTAGCCAGTGTATTTACACTTGCTCAAGATAATTTGCGTAAGCTCACAGTTAGCCATGACAATATCGAAGCTTTACTTGAAATGAGTAAACACCAAGGTGCAACAGCTGGGAAACTAACAGGTGGTGGCCGTGGCGGTAGCATGATTATTCTTGCACAGAATTTAGATATCGCTGAGAAGGTTGCAATGGCAGCTGAGAAATTTGGCGCACATCATACATGGATTGAAAACTTAGGAGGTCAACGCGATTGA
- the fni gene encoding type 2 isopentenyl-diphosphate Delta-isomerase yields the protein MDDSLRSRRKNEHIQLALDTYQTAGTDFDKVQLIHQSIPSINKNQIDLSARFPHFTFKYPLYINAMTGGSERATEINKQLAQIAKACEIPMAVGSTHSALKDPNAASSFTIVRDAHPDGIIFSNVGADIPYEKAKKSIELLNADALQIHVNAPQELIMPEGDTQFENWLTNIQEIQENIDVPVIIKEVGFGMSAETIQKIKDIGIQYVDISGRGGTNFAIIENERRPLKDMAFLNQWGQSTIQSLLEAKLLNADINILASGGVKNPLDAIKALVLGAQAVGLSGYILKYLEESGVDETIEHMKQFIEQMHVIANLLNASQLSDLKSVGYVLSPDLQTYVDQRSKVIHRSN from the coding sequence ATGGACGACTCATTAAGAAGTAGAAGAAAGAATGAACATATTCAATTAGCTTTGGATACTTATCAAACAGCAGGGACTGATTTTGATAAGGTACAACTAATTCACCAATCCATTCCTTCAATTAATAAAAATCAAATCGACTTATCTGCTCGATTCCCTCATTTCACATTTAAATATCCTTTATATATAAACGCGATGACTGGTGGAAGTGAAAGAGCGACAGAAATCAATAAGCAGCTAGCTCAAATTGCCAAAGCTTGTGAAATTCCAATGGCCGTGGGTTCTACACATTCTGCTTTAAAAGATCCAAACGCTGCATCTAGCTTTACCATCGTTAGAGACGCACACCCTGATGGAATCATCTTCAGTAATGTTGGTGCTGATATTCCTTATGAAAAAGCGAAAAAATCTATCGAACTTTTAAATGCGGATGCTTTACAAATACATGTGAATGCACCTCAAGAATTAATCATGCCTGAAGGTGACACTCAATTTGAAAATTGGTTAACGAACATTCAAGAAATTCAAGAGAACATTGACGTTCCTGTCATTATTAAAGAAGTTGGCTTCGGCATGAGCGCTGAAACGATTCAAAAAATAAAAGACATCGGCATTCAATATGTCGACATCAGCGGTAGAGGCGGTACAAACTTCGCTATTATTGAAAATGAAAGACGACCTTTAAAAGATATGGCCTTCTTAAATCAATGGGGTCAAAGTACAATCCAAAGCTTATTAGAAGCAAAATTACTCAATGCTGATATCAATATTCTAGCAAGTGGCGGTGTTAAGAATCCGCTTGATGCGATTAAAGCATTAGTTCTAGGTGCACAAGCAGTTGGTCTTTCAGGATATATCCTAAAATATTTAGAAGAATCTGGCGTAGATGAAACGATTGAACATATGAAACAATTTATTGAACAAATGCATGTTATCGCAAATTTATTGAATGCATCTCAACTTTCTGATTTAAAATCAGTAGGCTATGTATTATCACCAGATTTACAAACGTATGTAGATCAACGTTCAAAAGTAATCCATCGTTCAAATTAA
- a CDS encoding AEC family transporter: protein MAEMFNILLTVVVPIFLMTALGYVLQKRVKLDLRTLAKLNINVFVPGFIFAKFYKSDLAVHLLFYIVIFFLIYIIILYIVALLTSKLQKLDKGKETTLMNSVLFFNSGNYGAPLNDIVFKSDPVAMSAQVIILTLQNVFTFTYGIFAIQSVQVGKLKALLNYFKMPIIYALVIAIILNYNHIAIPGFLWTTVSYLSDAMIAVALILLGAQIANIKLRFKWSSSYIYIVIRLVVGPAIAFVIIKCMGLDGIIAQTLFIASAMPTSVNSSVIAQEYDNYPELAAELVFLSTLFSSITVVVVIHFSHILF from the coding sequence GTGGCGGAAATGTTTAATATTTTATTGACCGTAGTGGTGCCGATATTTTTAATGACTGCACTCGGTTATGTTTTACAAAAGCGTGTTAAGTTGGATTTACGAACTTTAGCGAAGTTAAATATAAATGTATTTGTGCCTGGGTTTATTTTTGCAAAATTTTATAAATCAGATTTAGCAGTGCATTTATTATTCTACATCGTTATCTTCTTCTTGATTTATATCATCATCTTATACATAGTGGCGTTACTTACTTCGAAATTACAAAAGTTAGACAAAGGGAAAGAAACGACGTTAATGAATAGTGTGCTCTTCTTTAATTCTGGGAACTATGGTGCGCCTCTAAATGACATCGTATTTAAAAGTGATCCCGTAGCTATGTCAGCACAAGTTATTATTCTTACTTTGCAGAATGTATTCACGTTTACTTATGGAATATTTGCAATTCAATCTGTACAAGTGGGCAAACTTAAAGCGCTGCTCAATTATTTCAAGATGCCTATTATTTATGCATTAGTCATTGCGATTATTTTGAATTATAATCATATAGCGATTCCTGGTTTTCTATGGACAACGGTGAGTTATTTGTCGGATGCAATGATTGCTGTGGCTTTAATTCTATTAGGCGCTCAAATTGCGAATATTAAATTGCGCTTCAAGTGGTCGTCATCTTATATATACATAGTAATTCGTTTAGTCGTTGGACCAGCAATTGCATTTGTCATTATAAAATGTATGGGACTGGATGGCATCATAGCACAAACATTATTTATCGCATCAGCAATGCCAACGTCTGTTAATAGTTCGGTGATTGCTCAAGAATATGATAACTATCCTGAATTAGCAGCAGAGTTAGTGTTTTTATCAACATTATTTAGTTCAATTACGGTTGTAGTTGTGATTCATTTTTCACATATTCTGTTTTAA
- a CDS encoding malonate decarboxylase subunit alpha, with translation MKVISFNELKNIVNKGDVIALAALSVCNLPVNILKHLVKAHDEYGNLDDLTFMVANDVSDYRGDGYDLDSFVSRGMVKRFVMSIMISSPKSIEAMKNNEIEAYFLPQGLIATHYRQSLQQFPHTITKIGLNTSVDPRYTGGKVNELTKEDLVSLIDINGEEYLQYKFPKVDVALLRGTYADQEGNIYMTQESHLGEGYGVALAAHQNGGKVIVQVKDVVEKSSFKPTEVFIPGKLVDYVVVNDNPKYHRQIPQLDYHPALTGEYTVSGPQEPNNDFSVRKVILRNAARFLTEGDVVSIGFGINNELSNLLVEERVEDLVQLNIDTGVFGGLIGSGQNFGMNYNLDARMRHEMTWDFIYNGGLDIAYLSFAEVDQFGNVNVSKYGDRMNGCGGFIDISQTVKKIIFSGTMVVGSKSSCNEDGLVIDQEGHSKKFVEQVHNMDFNAEYSRECGQEVYYVTERAVFQLLDDGLTLIEVAPGLDLENDVLAHLDFQPKIAEHISIINKDIYQPTWGELKQCIKDNG, from the coding sequence ATGAAAGTGATTTCGTTCAATGAATTAAAAAATATTGTTAATAAAGGTGATGTGATTGCCTTAGCTGCTTTATCTGTTTGTAATTTGCCTGTTAATATACTCAAACATCTTGTTAAAGCGCATGACGAATATGGTAATTTAGATGATTTAACCTTTATGGTAGCTAATGATGTGAGTGATTATCGTGGTGATGGTTATGATTTAGATTCATTTGTAAGTCGTGGCATGGTCAAACGGTTCGTAATGAGTATTATGATCAGTTCACCAAAGTCGATTGAAGCGATGAAGAATAATGAAATTGAGGCTTACTTCTTACCTCAAGGATTGATCGCGACGCATTATCGACAGTCATTACAACAATTTCCTCACACGATTACTAAAATCGGATTAAATACATCAGTAGATCCGAGATATACCGGTGGCAAAGTGAATGAACTGACGAAAGAGGATTTAGTCAGTTTGATAGACATCAATGGAGAAGAATATTTGCAGTATAAGTTCCCTAAAGTAGATGTTGCTTTATTGCGCGGAACATATGCCGATCAAGAAGGCAATATTTACATGACACAGGAATCTCATTTAGGCGAAGGATATGGTGTCGCATTAGCTGCACATCAAAATGGCGGCAAAGTGATTGTACAGGTGAAAGATGTCGTAGAGAAGAGCAGTTTTAAACCGACCGAAGTCTTCATACCTGGAAAGCTAGTTGATTATGTCGTGGTCAATGATAATCCGAAATATCATAGACAGATTCCACAGCTTGATTATCATCCGGCGCTGACAGGTGAATACACCGTGAGTGGTCCGCAAGAACCTAACAATGATTTCAGTGTAAGAAAAGTAATTTTAAGAAATGCGGCGCGATTTTTAACTGAAGGGGACGTCGTAAGTATCGGATTTGGTATTAACAACGAGTTGTCGAATCTTTTAGTAGAGGAGCGAGTTGAAGATTTAGTTCAACTGAATATAGATACTGGCGTGTTTGGTGGATTGATTGGTAGTGGCCAAAATTTCGGGATGAACTATAACTTAGATGCCCGAATGCGACATGAAATGACTTGGGACTTTATTTATAACGGTGGTTTAGATATTGCTTACTTAAGCTTTGCGGAAGTAGATCAATTTGGCAATGTGAACGTGTCTAAATACGGCGATAGAATGAATGGCTGTGGCGGATTCATTGATATTAGTCAAACCGTTAAGAAAATCATCTTCTCCGGAACGATGGTTGTTGGAAGCAAGTCATCTTGTAATGAAGATGGTTTAGTCATCGACCAAGAAGGACATTCAAAGAAATTTGTTGAACAAGTTCATAATATGGACTTCAATGCTGAGTATTCAAGAGAATGTGGCCAAGAAGTTTATTACGTTACAGAACGAGCGGTATTCCAGTTGTTGGATGATGGACTGACTTTGATTGAAGTTGCTCCTGGTTTAGATTTAGAAAATGATGTACTCGCGCATTTAGATTTTCAACCGAAGATTGCAGAACATATTAGCATCATTAACAAGGATATTTATCAACCAACTTGGGGAGAATTGAAGCAATGTATTAAAGACAATGGTTAA
- a CDS encoding class I adenylate-forming enzyme family protein codes for MNYDWIKTRAQFDDDDKAAVIDPLKGTEWTYKELNIRAENLANHLQDQGIGRGDVVGIFAPNDVSVIDLLFASFKIGAIYFPMNWRLKPTEIESVIKDSGVKKIFYANKHLSSLQGIADDYLYMDIDSPAYDALVNPEHHKPFKAADVNGDETAALMYTSGTTGVPKGVEFTYESFVSNAINAILTYKVNDEFTTIVSLPMFHVFGFNDLTVPLLMSGGSLVLHRYFEGVQLNDLMAKYKPNYLTLIPTMYYAMLVEPNFDVKNFENVDYLIQGGSAPLLGVQKKFASMGLNIINGYGLTEAPLSLVNTPDNSLKKPMSIGKPVMFVETRLFDEDFNETPVGEIGELAIKGKHVTPGYWNKPEATAKTFHDGYFLTGDLARIDEDGDIFIVDRKKELIITGGENVLPSEVEHVLASHPLVAQCVVVGYDSEKFGEDVAAAVLLTENDPDFKEKLDEHMTANLARYKVPKIYLKVTKMPLTATSKPDKLEIKKMINAKNTK; via the coding sequence ATGAATTACGATTGGATTAAGACAAGAGCACAATTTGATGATGATGATAAAGCAGCGGTGATTGATCCGTTAAAAGGAACTGAGTGGACGTATAAAGAGTTGAATATTCGTGCTGAAAACTTAGCGAACCATTTACAAGATCAAGGTATAGGCAGAGGAGATGTCGTAGGGATTTTTGCTCCAAATGATGTTTCAGTAATCGATTTATTATTCGCTTCATTTAAAATAGGCGCAATATATTTTCCGATGAATTGGCGTTTGAAGCCAACTGAAATAGAAAGTGTGATTAAAGATTCAGGCGTTAAGAAAATCTTCTATGCAAATAAACATTTAAGCAGTTTACAAGGTATAGCAGATGACTATTTGTATATGGATATAGATTCACCAGCGTATGATGCGCTCGTTAATCCGGAACATCATAAACCGTTTAAAGCAGCAGATGTGAATGGAGATGAAACGGCAGCGTTAATGTATACGAGTGGAACGACAGGTGTTCCTAAAGGCGTCGAATTCACATATGAATCATTTGTTTCAAATGCGATTAATGCGATTTTAACGTATAAAGTGAATGACGAATTTACAACAATTGTTTCATTACCGATGTTCCATGTATTTGGTTTTAATGATTTAACGGTACCGTTATTAATGTCTGGAGGATCACTTGTGTTGCACCGATACTTTGAAGGTGTGCAACTCAATGATTTAATGGCAAAGTACAAACCGAATTATTTAACACTTATACCGACAATGTATTATGCCATGCTTGTTGAACCAAACTTTGATGTTAAGAATTTTGAAAATGTAGATTATCTCATTCAAGGAGGATCAGCACCACTGTTAGGTGTTCAGAAGAAATTCGCGAGCATGGGACTCAATATTATCAATGGTTATGGTTTAACAGAAGCACCGTTATCATTAGTGAATACACCGGATAATTCGCTAAAAAAACCGATGAGTATAGGCAAACCAGTTATGTTTGTCGAAACGCGTTTATTTGATGAAGATTTCAATGAAACGCCTGTCGGAGAAATAGGAGAACTTGCGATTAAAGGGAAACATGTGACACCGGGCTATTGGAATAAACCTGAAGCAACTGCAAAAACATTTCATGATGGCTATTTCTTAACAGGAGACCTTGCCCGTATAGATGAAGACGGAGACATATTTATTGTCGATCGTAAGAAAGAGTTAATCATTACAGGTGGAGAGAATGTCTTGCCGTCTGAAGTCGAACATGTCCTTGCATCACATCCATTGGTTGCACAATGTGTTGTCGTGGGATATGACAGTGAGAAATTCGGTGAAGATGTGGCAGCAGCTGTATTGTTAACAGAGAATGACCCAGACTTTAAAGAAAAATTAGATGAACATATGACAGCGAATTTAGCGCGATATAAAGTGCCAAAAATATATTTAAAAGTAACTAAAATGCCTTTAACAGCAACATCTAAACCAGACAAATTAGAAATTAAGAAGATGATTAACGCAAAAAACACAAAGTAA
- a CDS encoding acyl-CoA dehydrogenase family protein, with product MTTKSETLKTLFPEDILNIASDLTEGEVTFLKQLDDLLEEKYRPTINEHWVNATVPEGFFEDMGKLNYFQNRLLFEGREGAKTPSQLFQFFMSYVVARFDVSLVTLLGVHQGLGHNSFLFGGSKEQIAHYIPKLQSHELRTCFALTEPEHGSDVAGGLETTAKREGDKWILNGEKKWIGGANLADVIPLYAVDVDTGKPKGFIIRPEQEGVDIDIIENKIALRIIPNTRIHLKNVEVAEDQRLQNINGFKDIAKILYSTRAGVAYMATGALAGALRATLDYVTERKQFGKEISKYQLIQEKLAMMQGNLAHSMSICAQLARMQENGEYDEVATSTAKMMNALRLRESVSMGRGITGGNGILAEYDIARFFADAEAIYTYEGTHEINALVIGRALTGDSAFL from the coding sequence ATGACAACAAAATCAGAAACTTTAAAAACATTATTTCCTGAAGATATATTGAATATTGCTAGCGATTTAACAGAAGGTGAAGTTACATTCTTAAAGCAACTCGATGATTTATTAGAAGAAAAATATCGTCCAACAATCAATGAACACTGGGTGAACGCTACTGTTCCTGAAGGATTTTTTGAAGATATGGGTAAACTCAACTACTTCCAAAATCGATTGCTTTTTGAAGGACGTGAAGGTGCTAAAACACCAAGCCAACTATTTCAATTCTTTATGTCTTACGTTGTAGCAAGATTTGATGTGTCTTTAGTTACATTGTTAGGGGTTCATCAAGGTTTAGGGCATAATTCCTTCCTATTTGGAGGTAGCAAAGAACAAATTGCACATTACATTCCTAAATTACAATCACATGAATTGAGAACTTGCTTTGCTTTAACTGAGCCAGAGCACGGATCAGATGTAGCAGGTGGGTTAGAAACGACAGCTAAACGTGAAGGTGATAAATGGATATTAAATGGAGAGAAGAAATGGATTGGTGGTGCAAACTTAGCAGATGTCATTCCGTTATATGCAGTTGATGTAGATACAGGAAAACCTAAAGGATTTATTATTAGACCTGAACAAGAAGGTGTGGATATCGACATCATAGAGAACAAAATTGCGCTAAGAATCATTCCGAATACACGAATCCATTTGAAAAATGTAGAAGTGGCTGAAGATCAACGCCTTCAAAATATAAATGGCTTTAAAGATATTGCGAAAATACTTTATTCAACACGTGCAGGCGTAGCATATATGGCTACAGGTGCACTTGCGGGCGCTTTACGTGCAACACTTGATTATGTGACTGAACGTAAACAATTCGGTAAAGAAATTAGTAAATATCAATTGATTCAAGAAAAATTGGCAATGATGCAAGGTAATTTAGCACATTCAATGTCCATTTGTGCACAATTAGCAAGAATGCAAGAAAATGGTGAATACGATGAAGTTGCTACTTCAACTGCGAAGATGATGAATGCACTTAGATTACGCGAATCCGTTTCTATGGGACGTGGCATCACAGGTGGTAACGGTATTCTTGCTGAATATGATATTGCAAGATTCTTTGCGGATGCAGAAGCGATTTATACGTATGAAGGTACACATGAAATTAATGCGTTAGTAATAGGACGTGCTTTGACTGGAGATTCAGCATTTCTTTAA
- a CDS encoding 3-hydroxyacyl-CoA dehydrogenase/enoyl-CoA hydratase family protein, with translation MTINKAIVLGAGTMGSQIAALLVNAGLKVKLLDIVIDEKDPNKISKKAYDIITDKKRPLLFDLETASNLSFGNFRDDLTEKDDADIYIEAVKEEVDIKHQVWKQVTKVAKERAIFATNTSGIPIEAISKAFDDKNKQRFLGMHFFNPPRIMKLVEVIPNAETAEHVIESVQLFAEERLGKGVVVANDVPGFVANRVGTQTMNDIMYRAEEQGLSIVDVDALTGRAIGRPGTGTYGLSDLVGLDIAVTVTKGLQQVPEEQPYFKDSKVAETLVQQGALGRKTKQGFYKKVKKDILVFDINSNDYVQQERPTFEILASFSKDLKSNLDVIFNAEDKGGQFLWETLRNNFYYSAINVPKAAADYRDIDRALVWGFNWKKGPFQLWDLMGFERVKTKMKEELGELPEWIEQQTDGFYQEGESIERVTPASAFIDREIWNKEDSLLSVANKDQLLFKIQSKNNIISDGVASDIIASIDLLEQEDYSSMVIYADGNNFSVGANLYLMKQAHEHNQVVEGVGPAIDKLHESFNRMKYALKPIVTAVHGRALGGGCEVVLHSPFIVAASETYIGLVETGVGLLPSGGGLAELSDRILRSNHKNDDKQTSVMQILMNVGLAKVSTNAYEAKRYGYIRDIDTIIFNKEKRVEVALNKARYESEANYIPKPKAQYPALGRDFKALAQAQLDAQRIGHFISDYDYEITLKVAHILSGGDLPRNTFVNQRYIQKLEREGFLSLLQNKKTYDRITHMLEKGKPLRN, from the coding sequence ATGACAATAAATAAAGCGATCGTTTTAGGTGCAGGTACAATGGGAAGTCAGATTGCTGCATTATTAGTAAATGCAGGATTAAAAGTAAAACTATTAGACATTGTAATAGATGAAAAGGATCCAAATAAAATTTCTAAAAAAGCGTATGACATTATTACGGATAAGAAACGACCATTATTATTTGATTTAGAAACAGCATCTAATTTATCGTTTGGTAACTTTAGAGATGATTTAACAGAAAAAGATGATGCAGATATTTATATTGAAGCGGTTAAGGAAGAAGTAGATATTAAGCATCAAGTATGGAAACAAGTGACAAAGGTTGCTAAAGAGCGTGCAATCTTTGCGACTAACACTTCGGGAATTCCAATCGAAGCGATATCTAAAGCATTTGATGATAAAAATAAACAACGATTTTTAGGGATGCATTTCTTTAACCCACCTCGTATTATGAAATTGGTTGAAGTCATTCCAAACGCTGAAACAGCTGAGCATGTCATTGAAAGTGTTCAATTATTCGCTGAAGAAAGATTAGGTAAAGGCGTTGTTGTTGCTAATGATGTACCAGGATTTGTAGCGAATAGAGTGGGGACGCAAACGATGAATGATATTATGTATCGTGCTGAAGAGCAAGGTCTTTCGATCGTTGACGTCGATGCGTTAACTGGCCGTGCGATTGGCCGACCAGGCACAGGCACATACGGATTATCCGATTTAGTAGGATTGGATATTGCAGTTACCGTTACGAAAGGATTGCAACAAGTACCGGAAGAACAACCATACTTTAAAGATTCAAAAGTAGCAGAAACGCTCGTTCAACAAGGTGCACTTGGCCGTAAAACGAAACAAGGTTTTTATAAAAAAGTTAAAAAAGATATCCTTGTCTTTGATATCAATTCAAATGATTATGTTCAACAAGAACGTCCAACGTTTGAAATATTAGCATCTTTCAGTAAAGATTTAAAATCTAATTTAGATGTCATCTTTAATGCAGAAGATAAAGGCGGTCAATTTTTATGGGAAACATTAAGAAATAACTTCTATTACTCTGCAATTAATGTGCCGAAAGCAGCTGCAGATTATCGAGATATCGATAGAGCGCTCGTATGGGGCTTTAACTGGAAGAAAGGACCGTTCCAACTTTGGGATTTAATGGGCTTTGAACGTGTTAAAACGAAAATGAAAGAAGAACTTGGAGAATTGCCGGAATGGATTGAACAACAAACAGACGGATTCTATCAAGAAGGAGAATCTATCGAACGTGTGACACCAGCATCAGCATTTATCGATCGTGAGATTTGGAATAAAGAAGATTCACTTTTATCTGTAGCTAACAAAGATCAATTATTATTTAAGATTCAAAGTAAAAATAATATTATTTCTGATGGTGTCGCAAGTGATATCATCGCATCTATTGATTTACTTGAACAAGAAGATTATTCAAGTATGGTCATTTATGCTGACGGCAATAACTTCAGTGTTGGCGCGAACTTGTATTTGATGAAACAAGCGCATGAACATAATCAAGTTGTTGAAGGTGTAGGACCAGCAATTGATAAACTTCATGAAAGTTTCAATAGAATGAAATATGCATTAAAACCAATTGTTACTGCTGTTCACGGAAGAGCACTTGGTGGCGGATGTGAAGTAGTCTTGCACTCACCGTTTATCGTAGCCGCAAGTGAAACATATATCGGTTTAGTTGAGACAGGCGTAGGCTTATTACCTTCTGGTGGAGGATTAGCTGAATTGTCGGATAGAATATTGAGAAGCAATCATAAAAATGATGATAAACAAACGTCAGTGATGCAAATATTAATGAACGTAGGTTTAGCGAAAGTTTCTACAAATGCTTATGAAGCTAAACGATATGGTTATATTCGCGACATTGATACGATTATTTTCAATAAAGAAAAACGTGTCGAAGTAGCTTTAAATAAAGCGAGATATGAATCTGAAGCGAATTATATACCGAAACCTAAAGCACAATATCCAGCATTGGGTAGAGATTTCAAAGCACTTGCACAAGCGCAATTAGATGCACAACGCATCGGTCATTTTATCAGTGACTATGATTATGAAATTACATTGAAGGTGGCACATATACTTTCTGGTGGTGACTTACCACGTAATACGTTCGTGAATCAAAGATATATTCAAAAGCTTGAACGAGAAGGCTTCTTATCTTTATTACAAAATAAGAAAACGTATGATCGCATTACCCATATGTTAGAAAAAGGCAAACCTTTACGTAATTAA